One Olsenella sp. oral taxon 807 DNA segment encodes these proteins:
- a CDS encoding Crp/Fnr family transcriptional regulator, with translation METRGNEDTSTVIATLGEIPLSAQTHMDRKERMALAQRSARRSSIASAAAAKAPAWARTQLPVLRKVRLFSGLNEDEILAALPCLGARERRYDVGERLLNAGDVTSHVFVMLEGQINIIREDWWGNRSIVSIDGPSDSFAEAYACTPGSRLTVSVVATRKVRVLTFEIRAIMEICRASCPFHNRLMQNLVSTIAEQNLRLNDMLSFVTRRTTREKLLAYLGAESQRQGSRSFTIPFDRQQLADFLSVNRSAVSTELGKLRKDGIIDFDRSHFTLLDSNPLTL, from the coding sequence ATGGAAACACGCGGAAACGAGGACACAAGTACTGTCATCGCCACCCTCGGAGAGATCCCCCTGTCCGCGCAAACACACATGGACCGCAAAGAGCGCATGGCACTGGCGCAAAGGAGCGCACGACGCTCGAGTATCGCATCGGCAGCTGCGGCAAAAGCCCCTGCCTGGGCACGCACACAACTCCCCGTCCTTCGCAAGGTCAGGCTCTTCTCCGGTCTCAATGAGGATGAGATCCTCGCCGCACTCCCCTGCCTCGGGGCACGTGAGCGAAGATACGACGTCGGCGAGCGACTCTTAAACGCAGGAGACGTTACAAGCCACGTGTTCGTTATGCTTGAGGGCCAGATCAACATCATCCGCGAGGATTGGTGGGGTAACCGAAGCATCGTCTCGATCGACGGACCGAGTGACTCCTTCGCCGAAGCGTACGCGTGCACACCGGGATCCAGACTCACCGTGTCAGTCGTCGCGACACGCAAGGTTCGGGTGCTCACGTTCGAGATCCGTGCGATCATGGAGATATGCAGGGCCTCCTGCCCCTTCCATAACCGACTCATGCAGAATCTTGTCTCGACCATAGCCGAGCAAAACCTGCGTCTCAACGACATGCTCTCGTTCGTCACCAGGCGCACCACCCGAGAGAAGCTCCTTGCCTATCTGGGTGCAGAATCGCAGCGCCAAGGCTCGCGCAGCTTCACGATACCGTTTGACAGGCAGCAGCTAGCCGACTTCCTGTCCGTAAACCGAAGCGCCGTCTCTACCGAGCTTGGCAAGCTGCGCAAGGATGGCATCATAGACTTTGACCGGAGTCACTTCACGCTGCTCGACTCCAATCCACTCACCCTATAG